From the Streptomyces nigrescens genome, one window contains:
- a CDS encoding cupin domain-containing protein → MTTHRPRIVDLSETQPNRRRGGDLRAMLTPSAVGATSGFMGMALVQPGERIGEHYHPYSEEFVYVVQGALEVDLDGEPHPLRPDQGLLIPPYMRHRFRNVGKEEARMVFHLGPLAPRPELGHVDTEGSEESTPAAPPERTEPVS, encoded by the coding sequence ATGACCACGCACCGCCCACGCATCGTGGACCTCAGCGAGACCCAGCCCAACCGCCGGCGCGGAGGTGATCTGCGCGCCATGCTGACACCCAGCGCGGTGGGCGCCACGAGCGGCTTCATGGGCATGGCACTCGTGCAGCCCGGCGAGCGCATCGGCGAGCACTACCACCCGTACTCCGAGGAGTTCGTGTACGTCGTGCAGGGCGCGCTCGAAGTCGACCTGGACGGGGAACCGCACCCGCTGCGCCCGGACCAGGGTCTGCTGATCCCCCCGTACATGCGGCACCGCTTCCGCAATGTCGGGAAGGAAGAGGCCCGCATGGTCTTCCACCTCGGCCCGCTGGCACCGCGCCCCGAGCTCGGACACGTCGACACCGAGGGCTCGGAGGAGAGCACACCGGCCGCGCCACCGGAACGCACGGAGCCGGTGTCATGA
- a CDS encoding beta-ketoacyl-[acyl-carrier-protein] synthase family protein encodes MTRRVAVTGVGIVAPGGVGVPAFWDLLSSGRTATRGITLFNPEGFRSRIAAECDFDPAAHGLSEEQVARSDRYIQFAMVAANEALRSAGLDTEAEDPWRIGVSLGTAVGGTTRLEHDYVAVSSHGARWDVDHRPAGRHLERAFSPSSLASAVAEQIGAHGPVQTVSTGCTSGLDAIGYAFHTIEEGRVDVCIAGASDSPISPITVACFDAIKATSANNDDPAHASRPFDANRDGFVMGEGGAVLVLEELEHARARGATIHCEIRGYATFGNAYHMTGLTQEGLEMAEAINSALGHARIDATQVDYVNAHGSGTQQNDRHETAAVKRSLGAHAHRVPMSSIKSMVGHSLGAIGAIEIVACVLALTHQVVPPTANYETPDPECDLDYVPKTARELPLRSVLSVGSGFGGFQSAVVLTRQGGRAS; translated from the coding sequence ATGACCCGCCGCGTGGCGGTCACCGGCGTCGGCATCGTCGCTCCGGGCGGCGTGGGTGTGCCCGCCTTCTGGGACCTGCTGTCCTCCGGCCGTACGGCGACCCGTGGCATCACCCTCTTCAACCCCGAGGGTTTCCGCTCACGTATCGCCGCCGAGTGCGACTTCGATCCCGCGGCCCACGGTCTGAGCGAGGAGCAGGTGGCCCGCTCGGACCGGTACATCCAGTTCGCGATGGTCGCCGCGAACGAGGCGCTGCGCAGCGCCGGTCTGGACACCGAGGCCGAGGACCCCTGGCGTATCGGGGTGTCCCTGGGCACCGCGGTCGGCGGCACCACGCGTCTCGAACACGACTATGTCGCCGTCAGCAGCCACGGTGCCCGGTGGGATGTGGACCACCGGCCGGCCGGCCGCCATCTGGAGCGGGCGTTCTCCCCGAGTTCGCTCGCCTCCGCGGTGGCGGAACAGATCGGCGCCCACGGCCCGGTGCAGACCGTCTCCACGGGCTGCACCTCCGGCCTCGACGCCATCGGCTACGCCTTCCACACCATCGAGGAGGGCCGGGTCGATGTCTGTATCGCCGGCGCCTCGGACTCGCCGATCTCCCCGATCACCGTGGCCTGCTTCGACGCGATCAAGGCGACCTCGGCGAACAACGACGATCCCGCACACGCCTCCCGCCCGTTCGACGCCAACCGCGACGGATTCGTGATGGGTGAGGGCGGCGCCGTGCTCGTCCTGGAGGAGCTGGAACACGCCCGCGCCCGCGGAGCGACCATCCACTGTGAGATACGTGGCTATGCCACCTTCGGTAACGCGTACCACATGACCGGCCTCACCCAGGAGGGCCTGGAGATGGCCGAGGCGATCAACAGCGCACTCGGCCACGCCAGGATCGACGCCACCCAGGTGGACTACGTCAATGCGCACGGTTCGGGAACCCAGCAGAACGACCGGCACGAGACGGCCGCGGTCAAGCGGTCGTTGGGTGCCCATGCCCACCGGGTGCCGATGAGTTCCATCAAATCCATGGTGGGCCACTCGCTCGGGGCGATCGGCGCGATCGAGATCGTGGCCTGTGTGCTTGCGCTCACCCACCAGGTGGTGCCGCCGACGGCCAATTACGAGACTCCGGACCCGGAGTGCGACCTCGACTACGTGCCCAAGACGGCCCGGGAGCTGCCGCTGCGTTCGGTGCTCTCGGTCGGCAGCGGCTTCGGTGGATTCCAGTCAGCGGTGGTACTGACCCGACAGGGTGGGAGGGCATCATGA
- a CDS encoding SchA/CurD-like domain-containing protein — protein sequence MTTLSERISQSAFDGSRLRVVLLLDLHEGAQQDFLEAYEHLRNQVASVPGHITDQLCQSIENPSQWLITSEWESAPPFLAWVNSEEHVKMVQPLHGCVRDTRSLRFSVLRETSNIASLVPEPPKGRLQANPRVGDGVVRHALTFTVKPGSESMVAEILAGYTSPEARVDDTTRLRRTSLFMHGNRVVRAVEVQGDLVAALRHISQQPEVRAVEEAINPYLEQDRDLSDPNSARVFFTRAALPAVHHVASGGQQPDGIRRHALYYPAKEGCGMALARMLARQDELAADDPSCPVAGSTIFQRDDVVVRMVDLRIPVDSDPMLSLGVRGPRKTAVLRRLIDTDVAGGLSNDREIARFLERSDMALITDRRAPGA from the coding sequence ATGACAACGCTGTCGGAACGAATATCCCAGTCAGCCTTCGACGGCTCGCGGCTTCGGGTCGTGCTGCTTCTGGATCTCCACGAGGGAGCCCAGCAGGACTTCCTGGAAGCCTACGAGCACCTGCGCAACCAGGTCGCGTCCGTCCCCGGGCACATCACCGACCAGCTGTGCCAGTCCATCGAAAACCCCTCGCAGTGGCTCATCACCAGCGAATGGGAGAGCGCACCGCCGTTCCTGGCCTGGGTCAACAGCGAGGAACACGTCAAGATGGTCCAGCCGCTGCACGGCTGTGTCCGCGACACCCGCTCGCTGCGCTTCAGCGTGCTGCGCGAGACCTCGAACATCGCCAGCCTCGTGCCCGAGCCCCCCAAGGGACGGCTGCAGGCCAACCCCCGCGTCGGCGACGGGGTGGTCCGGCACGCGCTGACCTTCACCGTGAAGCCGGGCAGCGAATCGATGGTCGCGGAGATCCTCGCCGGGTACACCTCCCCGGAGGCCCGGGTCGACGACACCACCAGGCTCCGCCGCACCTCCCTCTTCATGCACGGCAACCGCGTCGTGCGCGCGGTCGAGGTGCAGGGCGACCTCGTCGCGGCGCTGCGGCACATCTCCCAGCAGCCCGAGGTCAGGGCCGTCGAGGAAGCCATCAACCCGTATCTGGAGCAGGACCGCGACCTCAGCGACCCGAACTCCGCCCGGGTGTTCTTCACCCGCGCCGCACTGCCCGCGGTGCACCACGTCGCGTCGGGCGGACAGCAGCCCGACGGCATCCGCCGGCATGCGCTGTACTACCCGGCCAAGGAGGGCTGCGGTATGGCGCTGGCCCGGATGCTGGCCCGCCAGGACGAACTGGCCGCCGACGACCCGTCCTGTCCCGTCGCCGGCAGCACCATCTTCCAGCGCGACGACGTCGTGGTCCGGATGGTCGATCTGCGCATCCCGGTCGACAGTGACCCCATGCTGTCGCTCGGTGTACGCGGCCCCCGCAAGACGGCCGTGCTGCGGCGCCTCATCGACACCGATGTGGCCGGCGGTCTGTCGAACGACCGCGAGATCGCGCGCTTCCTGGAGCGCTCCGACATGGCGCTCATCACCGACCGCCGGGCACCGGGCGCCTGA